One part of the Vanessa atalanta chromosome 4, ilVanAtal1.2, whole genome shotgun sequence genome encodes these proteins:
- the LOC125077699 gene encoding probable arginine--tRNA ligase, mitochondrial → MFSNINYEITMVTKLKRILLRKVFTQSGLDSNGNTINLNHMHVSYKHKENIFIVNLASDSIHKLEKGNKNHKSKNREQIAVDIDRNLFVKYVLENISHEPLPNPKPKKIVIDFSSPNIAKPFHVGHLRSTIIGNFIANINKYYHNDVVKLNYLGDWGTQFGLLQYGLQQKKISVHDLCNNPIQNLYEVYVHANKLASIDDNVQKQAKKYFSDIEQGRSDLENWRKIREITVQELEKIYHRLGITFDDYHWESDYNGVAIKTLIKTLENQNIITTDDLGKKVAEFNNRPITVLKSDNSTLYLSRDIAALLDRYQKYRFDKMLYVVDNAQTDHFAAVFHIAGKLNKECTEGCEHVKFGRIKGMSTRSGNVVFLNNILDEAKQKMFEKQQESKNTRTSAINEETCDTLGTTAVLLNDLKQRRQKDYVFDWDRALQSEGDSGIKLQYLHCRLWSLEKNTGVTIPKFCEPDCLTEEIIGEVVAELARFEEILNQSLKEKEACIIVNYLFRLARHVNRMFNDLKVKNVDKDLGSQRLLVFHSARIVIKTGLEILGVKPLYEM, encoded by the exons ATGTTTAGCAATATTAATTACGAAATCACAatggttacaaaattaaaaagaattttaCTACGAaag gtttttacACAATCTGGATTGGACTCAAACGGAAATACTATAAATCTTAACCATATGCATGTTTCGTATAagcataaagaaaatatattcatagtaaaTTTAGCAAGTGATAGCATACATAAATTagaaaaaggaaataaaaatcataaaagcaAAAACCGTGAGCAGATAGCAGTGGATATAGACAGAAATCTTTTTGTAAAGTATGTTTTAGAAAACATTAGTCATGAACCATTGCCTAATCCAAAACCAAAGAAAATTGTTATTGATTTTAGTTCACCAAATATTGCAAAACCATTTCATGTGGGCCATTTAAGGTCCACAATAATAggtaattttattgcaaatataaataaatattatcacaatgatgttgtaaaattaaattatttaggtgACTGGGGCACACAATTTGGTCTTTTGCAGTATGGCCTGCAACAGAAAAAAATTTCAGTTCATGATCTCTGTAATAATCCTATTCAAAATTTGTATGAAGTATATGTGCATGCTAACAAGTTGGCTTCCATTGATGATAATGTACAAAAACAGgctaaaaaatacttttccGACATAGAGCAAGGAAGGTCTGACTTGGAAAATTGGAGAAAAATTCGTGAAATTACTGTCCAAGAACTAGAAAAAATTTATCATAGATTAGGCATAACATTTGATGATTATCACTGGGAATCGGATTACAATGGTGTCGCAATAAagacattaattaaaacattagagaatcaaaatattatcactACTGATGATCTAGGGAAGAAAGTAGCAGAATTTAACAATAGGCCTATCACTGTTTTAAAGAGTGACAACTCTACTCTATATTTATCCAGAGACATTGCTGCACTATTAGATAGGTATCAAAAATATAGGTTTGATAAGATGCTATATGTGGTAGACAATGCTCAAACTGATCATTTTGCTGCTGTATTTCACATAGCTGGGAAACTAAATAAAGAATGCACTGAAGGCTGTGAACATGTAAAATTTGGTAGAATTAAAGGCATGAGTACAAGAAGTGGAAATGTTGTGTTTCTCAACAATATACTAGATGAAGCAAAAcagaaaatgtttgaaaaacaaCAAGAATCTAAAA ATACTAGAACATCGGCTATAAATGAAGAAACTTGTGACACACTTGGTACAACAGCAgtgttattaaatgatttaaaacagCGTAGACAAAAAGATTACGTTTTTGATTGGGACAGAGCACTGCAGAGTGAAGGAGATAGTGGAATCAAATTGCAATATCTTCATTGTAGACTTTggagtttagaaaaaaatactggtGTAACAATTCCAAAATTTTGTGAACCAGACTGTCTTACTGAAGAAATCATTGGTGAAGTTGTAGCAGAATTAGCGAGATTTGAAGAAATTCTAAACCaatcattaaaagaaaaagaagccTGCatcattgttaattatttatttcggtTAGCCAGACATGTAAATAGAATGTTTAATGAccttaaagttaaaaatgttgataaagaTCTAGGATCTCAAAGGTTGCTAGTTTTTCATTCAGCAAGAATTGTAATTAAGACAGGCTTGGAAATTTTAGGTGTCAAGCCtttatatgaaatgtaa
- the LOC125077680 gene encoding WD repeat-containing protein 19 — MYSPKLLYTIEQPHGLGELYFLWQKGESHSLLATTGTDATVAIHDRSGQLQERLKLSGLCAGMEWDNDGDYLAIITPNSNSVLLWECHANKRVNIETGLREPPSCLAWSYGEPLLAIGTQKGNLALYNHHTTKRIPIIGKHTKKITCAAWNRDSILVLASDDKNLSINNSDGDTLRMITLRDIPNDLQFSEMKTDERIAGENTISLVVGKRTLYLYNLLNPENPIELAFQQRYGSIVSYKWYGDGYILIGFSAGYIIAISTHIKEVGEELFQVKNHKENLTDIAILNGQAASCGDGQLKLIDVWNSGEVCGSVQPVGGAERCAWSADGRLLATAGRGYLGVYVTTLPPLYAAHGTRAVTLTNLTELTVYQCIAVGDEPDPVNKAEPTPLASYAVATEPSVIALGAAHVCCVSGQQGSFYPLGGGPPLRRQYPAAVDVLRVAGHYAAAACRGRAVLHAIETPDTSQPERDAMIFPEPHMQGAKIVDIHLTTDFFIFVTDQGHVEYFGVEEWRTCSRYKHACGVAALHCDIAGARALLRDERRRAHVYSAPAAELCALPHERSYKGAIWDICLSDRNVFAAYTGDAVDTYYYSPHSTQGSHVDFIASTSLLPDQIPLILFSGDVYCYVSGGNVIKVALESHNTSGLADVDTEKRLANQRKHIEKLLLLRRFSEAWLFCDAVEEDEMWRKLGEAAIADLNVEFAIRVYTKLNDVAMVWALEDASHIEELPILCGALCACADRGEAAARWLQGGGALALELHAARGDWARAAALADAACPARRPALALHRAEHLELTADYHEALANYERSMIAGSQADVRTREHNAKCEAGIARMSIRCGDVVRGVTTAMKYSHDVGLLKDCAQLLEEEKQYSHAAALYDHAGNAERAASLYIKLKSWLKVEALIPKINSPSIHLQYAKAKEAEGRYGDALKSYLKAQDYESAIRLNLDKLDDIDEAVNLVQETKSVQGAKMVANYFQNSDDPTSAIKFLIMSLCYDEAFQLARKNGKLSLYGEILIQTSQARPEDFKSLALHFEGEKNDLLAGKFYFHAGEYNKAMSHLLKAGRLEGEENEAITIATDVVAACDDDRLTRRLIEFLLGEVDGNPRDPRYLFRLYMAKKQFTEAAKTAVIIAGAECGAGRYREARDVTRGLCGALRARGVAAPRDLTRALALLHSYILVRTHVKRGRHDLAARLLLRTAAEVSFFPTQQHQVSILTSTVLECARAGLRVQAHRWARVLMQPEYRSQIEPKYVKKIESVVRHPPREAAPPEPAEPCPRCGAALAPAELRCARCEADVPFCLATGMHIIKDDLTACPECDFPAILSEFKELLREEGKCPMCGEAVDYRRLVKIDDVTLYLDFKSGE; from the exons atgtactcTCCAAAA ttacTTTATACTATTGAACAACCTCATGGCCTTGGAgagctatattttttatggcaaaaGGGGGAGTCACACTCCTTGCTTGCAACTACTGGTACGGATGCCACAGTGGCTATTCATGATCGATCAGGCCAATTGCAGGAGAGATTAAAACTCTCGGG ccTTTGTGCGGGGATGGAGTGGGACAATGATGGTGACTACTTGGCCATCATTACACCAAACAGCAACTCTGTTCTATTATGGGAGTGCCATGCCAACAAGCGAGTAAACATAGAGACTGGGCTCCGTGAACCTCCATCTTGTTTGGCATGGTCTTATGGAGAACCATTATTAGCAATAGGAACCCAGAAAGGAAACTTAGCATTATATAACCACCACActacaaa GCGAATACCCATAATAGGAAAACATACAAAGAAAATCACATGTGCGGCTTGGAATAGAGATAGCATACTGGTGCTTGCTTCAGATGATAAAAACTTATCTATCAATAATTCAGATGGTGACACGCTAAGAATGATTACTTTGCGTGATATTCCAAATGATTTACAGTTTTCCGAAATGAAAACAGATGAAAGGATTGCAGGTGAAAATACA ATTAGCCTTGTGGTTGGAAAGAGAACATTATACTTATACAATCTTCTTAATCCTGAAAATCCTATAGAGCTGGCATTTCAGCAAAGATATGGTTCCATCGTATCTTATAAGTGGTATGGTGATGGTTACATTCTTATTGGATTCAGTGCGGGATATATAATAGCCATATCTACTCATATAAAAGAAGTGGGAGAGGAATTGTTCCAAGTCAAGAATCATAAGGAAAATTTGACAGATATCGCTATATTGAATGGACAGGCCGCTTCATGTGGAGATGGACA gtTGAAGTTGATAGATGTATGGAACAGTGGCGAAGTGTGCGGCTCGGTGCAGCCGGTGGGCGGGGCCGAGCGCTGCGCGTGGAGCGCCGACGGGCGCCTGCTGGCCACGGCCGGCCGCGGGTACCTCGGCGTGTACGTCACCACGCTGCCGCCGCTCTACGCCGCGCACGGGACGAGGGCCGTCACGCTCACTAACTTGACCGAGCTCACCGTCTACCAGTGCATCGCCGTCGGGGACGAGCCGGACCCGGTCAACAAGG CGGAACCAACGCCACTCGCGAGCTACGCCGTGGCGACGGAGCCGAGCGTGATCGCGCTGGGCGCGGCGCACGTGTGCTGCGTGAGCGGCCAGCAGGGCTCGTTCTACCCGCTGGGCGGCGGGCCCCCGCTGCGGCGCCAGTACCCCGCCGCCGTGGACGTGCTGCGCGTGGCGGGACACTACGCCGCCGCCGCGTGCCGGGGCCGCGCCGTGCTGCACGCG ATCGAAACGCCTGACACGTCGCAGCCGGAGCGGGATGCGATGATATTCCCGGAACCGCACATGCAGGGGGCAAAAATAGTCGACATACATCTCACGACCGATTTCTTCATATTCGTCACAGAC CAAGGTCACGTGGAGTACTTCGGCGTGGAGGAGTGGCGCACGTGCTCGCGGTACAAGCACGCGTGCGGCGTGGCGGCGCTGCACTGCGACATCGCGGGCGCGCGCGCGCTGCTGCGCGACGAGCGGCGCCGCGCGCACGTGTACAGCGCGCCCGCCGCCGAGCTGTGCGCGCTGCCGCACGAGCGCAG TTATAAGGGCGCCATATGGGACATCTGCCTGTCGGACCGCAACGTGTTCGCGGCGTACACGGGCGACGCCGTGGACACGTACTACTACTCGCCGCACTCCACCCAAGGCTCGCACGTGGACTTCATAGCCAGCACCAGCCTGCTGCCCGACCAGATACCGCTCATATTGTTCTCCGGTGACGTGTACTGCTACGTCAGTGGGGGGAA TGTGATAAAAGTTGCATTGGAGTCGCATAACACCAGCGGTCTAGCCGACGTCGATACAGAGAAACGTTTGGCTAATCAGAGGAAGCACATCGAAAAGTTGCTGCTGCTGCGACGCTTCTCCGAAGCGTGGCTGTTCTGTGACGCGGTGGAAGAGGACGAAATGTGGAGGAAGTTGGGCGAAGCGGCAATTGCCGATTTGAACGTGGAATTTG CTATTAGAGTTTACACGAAATTAAACGACGTGGCTATGGTTTGGGCTCTCGAAGACGCATCACATATTGAAGAACTTCCCATTTTATG CGGCGCGCTGTGCGCGTGCGCGGACCGCGGCGAGGCGGCGGCGCGCTGGCTGCAGGGCGGCGGCGCGCTGGCGCTGGAGCTGCACGCGGCGCGCGGCGATTgggcgcgcgccgccgcgctgGCCGACGCCGCGTGCCCGGCGCGCCGCCCCGCGCTGGCGCTGCACCGCGCCGAGCACCTCGAGCTCAC GGCCGACTACCACGAGGCGCTCGCCAACTACGAGAGGAGCATGATCGCCGGGAGCCAGGCCGACGTCCGGACGAGGGAGCATAACGCGAAGTGCGAGGCCGGCATCGCTCGTATGTCGATTCGGTGCGGCGACGTCGTGCGAGGTGTCACCACCGCGATGAAGTATTCGCACGACGTCGGCCTGCTCAAGGACTGCGCGCAGCTCCTCGAGGAGGAGAAGCAGTACTCGCACGCGGCGGCCCTGTACGATCACGCGGGGAACGCGGAGAGGGCGGCCTCcttgtatattaaattgaaatcctGGTTGAAAGTGGAAGCCCTGATACCGAAGATCAATTCGCCGAGCATTCACTTGCAGTACGCTAAGGCTAAAGAAGCGGAGGGCAGATACGGCGACGCTCTGAAGTCGTATCTGAAAGCCCAGGACTACGAGTCGGCGATACGATTGAATTTGGACAAGCTGGACGACATCGACGAGGCTGTGAATTTGGTGCAAGAGACGAAATCGGTTCAGGGAGCTAAGATGGTCGCTAACTACTTCCAAAACAGCGACGACCCGACGTCGgcaattaaatttcttattatgtCATTGTGTTACGACGAGGCATTCCAATTGGCTAGGAAGAATGGCAAACTCAGTTTATACGGAGAGATTTTAATACAGACGTCACAAGCGAGGCCAGAGGATTTCAAGAGTTTAGCGTTGCATTTTGAGGGAGAGAAGAATGATCTGCTGGCGGggaagttttattttcatgcTGGGGAGTATAATAAGGCGATGTCACATTTACTGAAAGCGGGAAGGTTAGAGGGGGAGGAGAATGAGGCTATTACGATCGCGACAGATGTGGTCGCGGCCTGCGATGACGATAGACTAACTAGGAG ATTGATCGAGTTTTTGTTGGGTGAAGTTGATGGCAATCCACGTGATCCGCGTTATTTGTTTCGACTTTACATGGCTAAGAAACAATTCACAGAGGCAGCGAAAACAGct GTGATCATAGCGGGCGCGGAGTGCGGCGCGGGGCGGTACCGCGAGGCGCGTGACGTCACGCGGGGCCTGTGCGGCGCGCTGCGGGCGCGGGGGGTGGCGGCGCCGCGCGACCTGACGCGCGCGCTCGCGCTGCTGCACTCCTACATACTG GTTCGTACGCACGTGAAGCGCGGTCGGCACGACCTCGCCGCGAGGTTGCTTCTGCGCACGGCCGCAGAAGTTTCATTTTTCCCGACGCAGCAAC ATCAAGTTTCAATCCTGACGTCCACGGTGCTGGAGTGCGCGCGCGCAGGATTGCGGGTGCAGGCGCATCGCTGGGCCCGCGTGCTCATGCAGCCGGAATACCGGTCGCAG ATCGAGCCAAAGTACGTTAAGAAGATCGAGTCGGTGGTGCGTCACCCGCCGCGCGAGGCGGCGCCGCCGGAGCCCGCCGAGCCGTGCCCGCGCTGCGGCGCCGCGCTGGCGCCGGCCGAGCTGCGCTGCGCGCGCTGCGAGGCCGACGTGCCCTTCTGTCTCGCCACG GGTATGCACATCATTAAAGATGATTTAACGGCGTGTCCCGAATGCGACTTTCCCGCCATATTATCAGAATTCAAAGA attGTTACGTGAAGAAGGAAAATGTCCGATGTGCGGCGAAGCCGTAGATTATCGGCGACTTGTAAAAATAGACGATGTGACATTGTATTTAGACTTTAAGAGCGGCGAATAA